A section of the Pseudomonas fluorescens genome encodes:
- the flgK gene encoding flagellar hook-associated protein FlgK, translated as MGLLNIGMSGLNAAQGSLATLSNNIANAKTPGYSRQQTMQTANGMSGVGGVFVGTGTTLSDVRRVYNQFLDTQLQTTTSLNFDAKAYLDQIGSVDKLLSDKSTGVGAALNSFFAALQTSSANPSDNSARQLVLTIAQTLGNRFNSIATELNKQKEGINSQLETVTGQVNQLTSSIAALNQQISQAKGQGNGEPANLLDARNEAVRSLNELVGVKVTESDGHFNVSLGTGQTLVADGISNKLSAVPSKDDKSQYSVVLTTGGQPMDVSSVISGGTIGGLLRYRQDVLMPAINDLGRTAMVVGESINTQLGQGLDANGQFGSSLFNDINSAFAIGQRSVGGSSNSANSGNLNVTITDTSKLSTFDYKVTFSDDKMYTVLRSDGKAMGTFDITQAPPQIDGFTLALDGKGPVAAGDTFKVSPTAGGAMDLKVVMTDPNKLAFSAPLLAEGNKNNSGTGVFDPPTLTLPLDIHGGADTAQLEAAIKNAMPVKMTFGKPAADGTQSYVINNAQGQPIGTGTIVPGQDNKLTINVPYVDAAGNAKTFGVNTVIRGEPKPDDSYTVSFNSSGKLDNRNALQLLDLQTRKTVGATDGNAGVSMSTAYSQLVSSVGGKASQANVDNSATSAMLAAATSNRSSVSQVNLDEEAGDMIRFQQYYTASSQIIKAAQETFSTLINSL; from the coding sequence ATGGGTTTGCTAAATATCGGGATGTCAGGACTCAATGCGGCTCAGGGATCGCTTGCGACCCTGAGTAACAACATTGCCAACGCCAAGACCCCTGGATACTCGCGTCAGCAGACCATGCAGACGGCCAACGGCATGTCCGGGGTCGGTGGTGTCTTTGTCGGTACCGGCACCACGTTGTCGGACGTGCGCCGGGTGTATAACCAGTTTCTCGATACCCAGTTGCAGACCACCACTTCGCTGAACTTCGACGCCAAGGCCTACCTGGACCAGATCGGCTCGGTGGACAAGCTGCTGTCCGACAAGTCCACCGGTGTCGGCGCGGCGCTGAACAGCTTCTTCGCCGCATTGCAGACGTCCTCGGCAAACCCCAGCGACAACTCCGCGCGCCAGTTGGTCTTGACCATTGCCCAGACCCTGGGCAACCGGTTCAACTCGATTGCGACCGAGCTGAACAAGCAGAAAGAAGGCATCAACAGCCAACTGGAAACCGTCACCGGCCAGGTCAACCAATTGACCTCCTCGATTGCGGCCCTCAACCAGCAGATCTCCCAGGCCAAGGGCCAGGGCAATGGCGAGCCGGCGAACCTGCTGGATGCGCGCAACGAAGCGGTGCGCTCGCTCAATGAACTGGTAGGGGTCAAGGTCACGGAGTCCGATGGGCATTTCAACGTTTCCCTGGGCACCGGGCAGACCCTGGTCGCGGACGGTATTTCCAACAAACTGTCGGCGGTGCCGAGCAAGGACGACAAGAGCCAGTACTCGGTAGTGCTGACCACCGGCGGGCAACCGATGGACGTCAGCTCGGTGATCAGCGGTGGCACCATTGGCGGCCTGTTGCGTTATCGCCAGGATGTGCTGATGCCGGCCATCAACGATCTGGGCCGTACTGCGATGGTCGTCGGTGAGTCGATCAATACCCAATTGGGCCAAGGCCTGGACGCCAACGGGCAGTTCGGCAGCTCCCTGTTCAATGACATCAACAGTGCCTTTGCCATCGGCCAGCGCAGTGTGGGCGGTTCAAGCAACAGTGCGAACTCCGGCAACCTGAATGTCACGATCACAGACACCAGCAAGCTGAGCACCTTTGACTACAAGGTGACGTTCAGCGACGACAAGATGTACACCGTCCTGCGTTCGGACGGTAAAGCCATGGGCACGTTCGATATCACCCAGGCACCACCGCAAATCGACGGCTTCACCCTGGCCCTCGATGGCAAGGGGCCGGTGGCTGCGGGTGATACGTTCAAGGTCAGCCCGACCGCCGGTGGTGCGATGGACCTGAAGGTGGTGATGACCGACCCCAACAAGCTGGCGTTTTCTGCGCCGCTGTTGGCAGAGGGCAACAAGAACAACAGTGGCACTGGCGTGTTCGACCCGCCGACTCTGACACTGCCCCTGGATATCCATGGCGGTGCCGACACGGCGCAGTTGGAAGCGGCGATAAAGAACGCGATGCCGGTCAAGATGACCTTCGGCAAGCCGGCCGCCGATGGCACCCAGAGCTATGTGATCAATAACGCCCAGGGCCAACCCATTGGCACCGGTACCATCGTGCCCGGCCAGGACAACAAGCTGACGATCAATGTGCCCTACGTCGATGCTGCGGGTAATGCGAAGACGTTCGGGGTCAACACGGTGATCCGTGGCGAACCCAAGCCGGACGATAGCTACACCGTATCGTTCAACAGCAGCGGCAAGCTCGACAACCGCAACGCCCTGCAATTGCTCGACCTGCAAACCCGCAAGACCGTAGGCGCCACTGATGGCAATGCGGGGGTGAGCATGAGCACCGCCTATAGTCAGTTGGTGTCTTCGGTGGGGGGCAAGGCCAGCCAGGCCAATGTCGACAACAGCGCGACCAGCGCCATGCTCGCGGCCGCCACCTCCAATCGCAGCTCTGTGTCCCAGGTCAACCTGGACGAGGAGGCCGGCGACATGATCCGTTTCCAGCAGTACTACACCGCGTCGTCGCAGATCATTAAAGCTGCGCAAGAAACCTTCAGCACGCTGATCAACAGTCTTTAA
- a CDS encoding flagellar hook-associated protein 3 — MRISTEQYFNTTTARYTNNFSNVTKTQQQIDSGVRIQTAADDPVGAARLLLLQQQQDMLGQYAGNIGSMKNSLNSEESVLASIDTALARAGELSLKVAGKGGGGISDDDRKAVAAEIGEIEKQVLSLLNSKDSSGHYLFAGGKSDTPPYARNSDGTYSYQGDETPLSLKVSDTLSMVVNDTGKSILEGTVNAGRTQATGSVNDGKVLVSGGIVTSPSTYDSSFTDGQPYKLTFLSSTEYTVKDAAGNDITAQTPGNGKFDATKEGSSSVTVRGVTFDIDQNLAGAKPGAEADAVYKDREFTLQSKPDSFSVSRTASNASSAQLSGGTVTSQADYSSTFPNKGAVIKFTSGTAYEVYAQPISADSKPISTGNVVPGTPAQPGPPPVPATPDTITAAGVTLSITGAPGNGDQFAVGSNTHKTQNALDTLSQLRQALETPSDGDPIAQAKLTDVVNAAITNIKASQAQVDGVRGSIGARLNSLAIQETENTSMVLANKSTTSAIGDTDVATASIDLAFQKAMLEASQLAFVKISQLSLFSRM, encoded by the coding sequence ATGCGTATCTCGACCGAACAGTATTTCAATACCACCACTGCGCGTTATACCAATAACTTCTCCAACGTCACCAAGACCCAGCAGCAGATCGACTCCGGCGTGCGTATCCAGACGGCGGCCGATGATCCGGTGGGCGCGGCGCGTTTGCTGTTGCTGCAACAGCAGCAGGATATGTTGGGGCAGTACGCGGGCAATATCGGCAGCATGAAAAACTCGCTCAATAGCGAAGAAAGCGTGCTCGCCAGTATCGACACCGCTCTGGCGCGCGCGGGCGAACTGTCCCTCAAGGTCGCCGGCAAGGGCGGTGGCGGTATCAGCGATGACGACCGCAAGGCCGTTGCAGCCGAGATCGGTGAAATCGAGAAACAGGTCTTGAGCCTGCTCAACAGCAAGGATTCGTCCGGCCATTACCTGTTTGCCGGCGGCAAGAGCGACACGCCACCTTACGCGCGCAACAGCGACGGCACCTACAGCTATCAGGGTGATGAAACACCCCTGAGCCTGAAGGTTTCCGACACCTTGTCGATGGTGGTCAATGACACTGGTAAATCGATCCTGGAAGGCACGGTGAACGCTGGCCGTACCCAGGCTACCGGCTCGGTCAATGATGGCAAGGTGTTGGTGTCGGGCGGTATCGTCACATCGCCGTCTACCTACGACAGCAGCTTCACCGACGGCCAGCCGTACAAGTTGACCTTCCTCAGTAGCACCGAATACACCGTCAAAGATGCGGCGGGCAATGACATCACCGCGCAAACCCCGGGCAACGGCAAGTTCGATGCGACCAAGGAGGGCAGTTCCTCGGTCACCGTGCGCGGCGTGACGTTTGATATCGACCAGAACCTGGCGGGTGCCAAGCCAGGCGCCGAGGCCGATGCGGTGTACAAGGACCGTGAATTCACCCTGCAAAGCAAGCCGGACAGCTTCAGTGTTTCGCGTACGGCCAGCAACGCCTCATCGGCGCAGTTGTCCGGCGGCACGGTCACCAGCCAGGCCGACTACAGCAGCACCTTCCCGAACAAGGGGGCGGTGATCAAGTTTACTTCGGGTACGGCGTACGAGGTCTATGCCCAGCCGATCAGCGCTGACAGCAAGCCGATCTCCACCGGCAATGTGGTGCCTGGCACGCCGGCACAGCCGGGGCCACCGCCTGTGCCGGCCACACCCGATACCATCACCGCGGCGGGTGTGACGCTCAGTATCACCGGCGCGCCAGGCAACGGTGATCAGTTTGCGGTGGGCTCCAATACCCACAAGACGCAAAATGCGCTGGATACCCTCAGCCAGTTGCGTCAGGCCCTGGAAACCCCTTCTGACGGCGACCCGATTGCCCAGGCCAAGCTGACCGATGTGGTCAACGCCGCCATTACCAATATCAAGGCCTCCCAGGCCCAGGTTGATGGGGTGCGCGGCTCCATTGGCGCGCGGTTGAACTCGCTGGCGATTCAGGAGACCGAGAACACCAGCATGGTGCTGGCCAATAAGTCGACCACGTCTGCCATCGGTGACACTGATGTGGCCACGGCCTCGATTGACCTGGCGTTCCAGAAGGCCATGCTGGAGGCTTCGCAACTGGCCTTTGTGAAAATCTCCCAGTTGAGCCTGTTCAGCCGGATGTAA
- a CDS encoding ketoacyl-ACP synthase III produces MIGIKSIASYVPAEGLDNYAQGAKFAKDEEFIIGKIGSAFLPRKDVAQETSDLCVEAVNALFANNPDLKRESIDALIVVTQNGDEEGLPHTAAIVQDKLGLPTHVAAFDISLGCSGYVYGIYAMKGFMEAAGLKNGLLVTADPYSKIVDPQDRNTTMLFGDAATATWMGEDAPWQLGKAKFGTDGSGAPHLKVSDGVFFMNGRQVFNFALLKVPAHLHELLDESDLKADDIDAFCIHQGSAAIVDAVARRFEEAPVEKFIKDMVETGNTVSSSIPLLLEKHVMDAEWKRVALSGFGVGLSWGSAIIYRP; encoded by the coding sequence ATGATTGGCATAAAAAGCATCGCCAGCTACGTGCCGGCAGAAGGGCTGGACAACTACGCCCAGGGTGCAAAATTCGCCAAGGATGAAGAGTTCATCATTGGCAAGATCGGGTCGGCATTCCTGCCGCGCAAGGATGTTGCACAAGAAACCTCGGATTTGTGCGTCGAGGCGGTCAATGCCTTGTTTGCCAACAACCCGGACCTGAAGCGTGAGTCGATTGACGCGCTGATCGTCGTGACCCAGAACGGCGACGAAGAAGGACTGCCCCACACCGCTGCCATCGTCCAGGACAAGCTGGGCCTGCCGACCCACGTCGCAGCCTTCGATATTTCCCTGGGCTGTTCGGGTTATGTCTACGGCATCTACGCGATGAAAGGCTTCATGGAAGCCGCCGGCCTGAAAAACGGCCTGCTGGTGACTGCCGACCCTTACTCCAAGATCGTCGACCCGCAAGATCGCAATACCACCATGCTGTTCGGCGACGCCGCCACCGCCACCTGGATGGGCGAAGATGCCCCCTGGCAACTGGGCAAGGCCAAGTTCGGCACTGACGGCTCCGGCGCACCGCATTTGAAGGTCAGCGACGGCGTGTTCTTCATGAATGGTCGCCAGGTCTTCAACTTCGCGCTGCTCAAGGTGCCGGCGCATTTGCATGAGCTGCTCGATGAGTCGGACCTGAAGGCCGACGATATTGATGCCTTCTGCATCCACCAGGGCAGTGCGGCGATTGTCGACGCCGTGGCCCGCCGCTTTGAAGAGGCACCGGTGGAAAAATTCATCAAGGACATGGTCGAGACCGGTAACACCGTGTCGTCGAGCATTCCGCTGTTGCTGGAAAAGCACGTGATGGATGCCGAGTGGAAGCGCGTGGCCCTGAGCGGGTTTGGCGTGGGCCTGTCGTGGGGCTCGGCGATTATCTATCGGCCTTGA